The proteins below come from a single Thalassotalea ponticola genomic window:
- the iadA gene encoding beta-aspartyl-peptidase: MKLFKQAHVLTPESIGIKDVLVSGSRIVAIDDNIDIKATHGLEVVDCTGKYLVPGFVDSLVHISGGGGEGGFTTRTPQMPFADAVKGGVTSLIGVLGTDAITRSLEDLLAKAKALKSNGLSVYCHTGNYHYPVVTITGSVEKDIMLIDEFIGVGEIAIADHRGSQLSWQELARIAAQARVGGMLAGKGGKVSIHVGDGKDGLNILHQVAKYSDIALAQFYPTHINRTESVLKQGFALAKAGGFIDFTTSTTEQILADGEVAAPLALKQALDHGVAVGQITMSSDGNASLPVFDKQGKLIDLQIGQVTSLHQAFVDAVKEHDVEISSALKTITLNPARILGLAHKGQLAKGCDADIAILDCKTLAVEQVYAMGQCLMNGEDDIKPTYFNV, encoded by the coding sequence ATGAAATTATTTAAACAAGCACACGTACTGACCCCCGAATCCATTGGCATAAAAGATGTGTTGGTTAGTGGTAGCCGAATCGTTGCAATCGACGATAATATTGATATTAAAGCCACCCATGGTCTAGAGGTGGTTGATTGCACGGGGAAATACTTGGTGCCAGGCTTTGTCGACTCGTTGGTTCATATCAGTGGTGGTGGCGGAGAGGGCGGTTTTACCACTCGTACTCCACAAATGCCTTTTGCCGATGCCGTTAAAGGCGGCGTCACCAGCCTCATTGGCGTACTGGGTACAGATGCCATCACCCGCTCACTCGAAGATCTCCTAGCCAAAGCGAAAGCGCTTAAAAGCAACGGTTTATCTGTTTATTGTCACACCGGAAATTATCACTACCCTGTGGTGACCATCACCGGTAGTGTTGAAAAAGACATTATGCTTATTGATGAGTTTATTGGTGTTGGTGAAATTGCTATTGCCGATCATCGCGGCTCGCAGTTGAGCTGGCAAGAGCTGGCGCGCATCGCCGCCCAAGCACGAGTGGGGGGCATGCTAGCAGGCAAGGGTGGGAAAGTGAGTATTCACGTTGGCGATGGTAAGGATGGTTTAAACATATTGCACCAGGTTGCCAAGTACAGTGATATTGCTCTTGCTCAATTTTATCCTACCCACATAAATCGTACAGAATCGGTTTTAAAGCAAGGCTTCGCGTTGGCTAAAGCGGGCGGATTTATTGATTTTACTACCAGCACCACAGAGCAGATTCTTGCCGATGGTGAAGTGGCTGCTCCACTGGCGTTAAAGCAAGCGCTAGATCATGGCGTTGCAGTTGGGCAAATTACCATGAGCTCAGATGGCAATGCCAGTTTGCCGGTGTTTGATAAACAGGGAAAACTAATTGATTTGCAAATAGGGCAAGTTACAAGTTTACATCAGGCATTTGTTGATGCGGTGAAAGAACATGACGTGGAGATCAGTTCAGCTTTAAAGACCATAACCTTAAATCCAGCAAGAATCTTAGGTTTAGCGCACAAGGGACAGCTAGCCAAGGGCTGTGATGCTGATATAGCAATATTGGATTGCAAGACGCTTGCTGTTGAGCAAGTATACGCCATGGGGCAGTGCTTAATGAATGGTGAGGACGATATAAAGCCAACTTACTTTAACGTATAG
- a CDS encoding TorF family putative porin, translating to MKSLTKTFIVSLPLMIASQSAQADWSTTVTATSDYTFNGVSQTQNSPAIQASLDKALDNGIYAGTWASNVDFGGATNTEWDFYLGQYLQLSDNISFDYGIAYYTYHGASESSEGNYPEVYANFGFANAFGNTELNFWYSWDYFGTGAGHIVSMVAHTVEIAPNHALRASFDVSNSLDGDQWSWNGNDSSYHHYRLAYQTSYAGFNLELAAENTNLDWDTADERVVVSVSRTFDL from the coding sequence ATGAAGTCTTTAACTAAAACATTTATTGTATCTTTACCATTAATGATCGCATCTCAGTCTGCGCAAGCCGATTGGAGCACAACCGTAACCGCGACATCTGACTATACCTTTAACGGTGTCAGCCAAACGCAAAACTCGCCAGCGATTCAAGCGAGCCTAGACAAGGCTTTGGACAATGGCATCTACGCGGGTACTTGGGCATCAAATGTCGATTTTGGTGGTGCCACCAATACCGAGTGGGACTTCTACCTTGGACAGTACCTGCAACTAAGCGATAACATTAGCTTTGACTACGGTATTGCTTATTACACCTATCACGGTGCGAGCGAATCGAGCGAGGGTAACTATCCTGAAGTGTATGCTAACTTTGGCTTTGCCAATGCCTTTGGTAACACCGAATTAAACTTTTGGTACAGCTGGGACTACTTTGGTACCGGTGCTGGCCATATCGTTAGCATGGTTGCCCATACGGTAGAAATCGCACCAAACCACGCCCTGCGCGCAAGTTTTGACGTGTCAAACTCGTTAGACGGTGACCAGTGGAGCTGGAATGGCAACGACAGTTCATATCACCACTACCGCCTTGCGTATCAAACTAGCTACGCAGGCTTTAACCTTGAACTTGCTGCCGAAAACACCAACTTAGATTGGGATACGGCAGACGAGCGAGTGGTCGTTAGCGTATCACGCACCTTCGACTTGTAA
- a CDS encoding BCCT family transporter — MTLWLSAGILFTLLSVAFFIYKWGNVPVVGVTPVRTFTFIAILFTSGLDVGLIMFPLTEFAGYADIKASPEYGFTNPLAIEFGFWGFLIWGFYFLTCFYFCVIEPKVQFFEKPLVKIINNVVIIGTCAFTAYLLLSNLPWYLPSLGDGESILPIFYLIVFAAIAFAVYSSTNIKYVRLLSLATSWLFIALIAFMGTSAFAFGDSELSSYVNNLAMLGDYFPNMHHFVLPMNDYHAFYLFWWFAWSIMIGQFTSRFVGGLKTYQVLLAMLVFPSIPIATWLAVLYHYHDAGIATEGILNVAMVFVGVVFVINSLDSLIRLYTDNLNLTVERLGKTKYMVVNIAALSLLTLLFKLNFLQIQWVGALVIAIFFACFGYILYQQFHTVTKISGSPKENTVDYSKIESMS, encoded by the coding sequence ATGACCTTATGGCTTAGTGCAGGTATTTTGTTCACCCTATTATCAGTCGCCTTCTTTATTTACAAGTGGGGCAACGTACCCGTAGTAGGTGTGACACCGGTTCGTACCTTTACCTTTATCGCGATCTTGTTCACATCTGGATTAGACGTTGGCTTAATTATGTTTCCGCTTACCGAATTTGCGGGTTATGCAGACATAAAAGCAAGCCCAGAATATGGATTTACCAATCCCTTGGCCATCGAATTTGGTTTTTGGGGCTTTTTAATCTGGGGTTTTTACTTTTTAACTTGTTTTTATTTCTGCGTAATAGAGCCGAAGGTCCAGTTTTTTGAAAAACCGCTGGTGAAAATCATCAACAACGTGGTCATCATAGGTACCTGTGCCTTTACGGCCTACTTGTTGCTGTCGAACTTACCATGGTATTTGCCGTCACTTGGCGATGGTGAGTCAATTTTACCGATATTTTATTTAATTGTTTTTGCGGCGATCGCGTTTGCGGTGTATTCAAGCACCAACATTAAATATGTACGTCTGCTGAGTTTGGCGACCAGCTGGTTGTTTATCGCTTTGATCGCTTTTATGGGCACATCGGCATTCGCATTTGGTGACAGCGAGCTATCAAGCTATGTCAATAACTTGGCCATGCTTGGTGACTATTTCCCCAATATGCATCACTTTGTATTACCGATGAACGATTACCACGCGTTCTACCTGTTTTGGTGGTTTGCATGGAGCATTATGATTGGACAGTTCACTTCGCGCTTTGTTGGTGGCTTAAAAACCTATCAAGTATTGTTGGCGATGCTTGTCTTCCCTTCAATTCCAATCGCTACATGGTTAGCCGTGCTGTATCACTATCACGATGCCGGTATTGCCACCGAAGGGATATTGAACGTTGCCATGGTGTTTGTCGGGGTGGTGTTTGTCATTAATTCACTCGACTCGCTTATCCGCTTGTATACCGACAACTTGAACTTAACGGTAGAGCGTTTAGGTAAGACTAAATACATGGTTGTAAACATCGCGGCGTTGTCGTTGTTGACTTTGTTGTTCAAATTGAACTTCTTGCAAATTCAATGGGTAGGTGCACTGGTTATCGCCATATTCTTCGCGTGTTTTGGCTACATCCTATACCAGCAGTTCCACACGGTGACCAAGATCAGTGGTTCACCCAAAGAGAATACAGTCGACTATAGTAAAATTGAGAGTATGAGTTAA
- the betA gene encoding choline dehydrogenase — MSEFDYIIVGAGSAGCVLANRLSADPSNKVLLLETGGSDKSIFIKMPTALSIPMNTKKYAWQFHSEPEPFLDNREMHCPRGKVLGGSSSINGMVYVRGHAKDFDEWQEHGAEGWDYQACLPYFKKAETWYKGDNSYRGSQGELGVNNGNEMKNPLYRAFIKAGEQAGYPVTDDYNGEQQEGFGPMHMTVKDGVRSSTSREYLDPIKSRANLTIVTGALVTQVLLKDKKATGVAYRIGNKNSEAHCRKEVILSAGPIGSPHILQLSGIGDAEVLKNAGVELKHELPGVGKNLQDHLEFYFQYKCQQPITLNGELDLLSKAKIGSQWLLNRSGLGSTNHFESCAFIRSKAGVEWPDIQYHFLPAAIRYDGKKAFSGHGFQVHVGHNKPKSRGAVTLQSSDPSVPPKIQFNYLQHADDIEGFRACVRLTREIISQPAFDQFRDGEIQPGEHIQSDEEIDAFVRQAVESAYHPSCSCKMGEDELAVVNSKTQVHGIDGLRVVDSSIFPTIPNGNLNAPTIMVAEKAADMILGKSAPTAHPVAVASSQDWQTAQR; from the coding sequence ATGAGCGAGTTTGATTACATTATTGTCGGTGCAGGTTCAGCTGGCTGTGTACTAGCTAATCGCTTGTCTGCCGATCCGAGCAACAAGGTGTTGCTACTAGAGACAGGTGGCTCGGACAAGAGTATTTTCATCAAAATGCCAACAGCCTTGTCGATTCCAATGAACACCAAAAAGTACGCGTGGCAATTTCATTCTGAGCCAGAGCCGTTTTTGGACAATCGTGAAATGCACTGTCCTCGTGGCAAAGTATTGGGTGGCTCGTCATCGATCAACGGAATGGTTTATGTGCGCGGTCACGCCAAAGATTTTGACGAGTGGCAAGAACACGGCGCCGAAGGTTGGGACTATCAGGCCTGTTTACCTTATTTCAAAAAGGCTGAAACTTGGTACAAAGGTGACAACTCATACCGCGGCAGTCAAGGCGAGCTTGGCGTAAACAACGGCAATGAGATGAAAAACCCGCTTTACCGCGCGTTTATCAAGGCCGGCGAGCAAGCGGGCTACCCGGTGACTGATGATTACAACGGCGAGCAACAAGAGGGCTTTGGCCCGATGCACATGACCGTTAAAGACGGTGTGCGTAGCTCCACCAGTCGCGAGTACTTAGATCCCATTAAGAGTCGCGCTAATTTAACCATTGTCACCGGCGCTTTGGTAACTCAGGTACTGCTTAAAGATAAAAAAGCAACCGGCGTTGCCTACCGCATTGGTAACAAAAACAGTGAAGCGCATTGTCGCAAGGAAGTGATTCTAAGTGCAGGACCGATTGGCTCACCACATATTTTGCAGCTATCGGGAATCGGTGATGCCGAGGTATTAAAAAATGCCGGTGTTGAACTAAAGCACGAACTCCCGGGTGTTGGTAAGAATCTACAAGATCACTTGGAGTTTTACTTTCAGTACAAGTGTCAACAGCCCATTACCTTAAACGGCGAGTTGGACTTGTTGTCAAAAGCAAAAATTGGTAGCCAATGGTTGTTGAATCGCTCTGGTCTTGGCAGTACCAATCACTTTGAGTCTTGTGCATTTATTCGCTCAAAAGCTGGGGTGGAATGGCCTGATATTCAATATCATTTTTTGCCTGCAGCGATCCGCTACGACGGTAAAAAGGCCTTTTCAGGACACGGTTTTCAAGTGCACGTTGGTCACAACAAGCCGAAAAGCCGAGGTGCTGTGACGTTGCAATCAAGCGATCCGAGTGTACCGCCGAAAATTCAATTTAATTATCTGCAACACGCAGATGATATTGAAGGTTTTCGAGCCTGTGTACGCCTAACGCGTGAAATCATTTCACAGCCAGCATTTGATCAGTTTAGAGACGGTGAAATACAGCCAGGTGAACACATTCAAAGCGACGAAGAAATCGATGCATTTGTTCGTCAAGCGGTAGAGAGCGCTTACCACCCTTCATGCTCTTGTAAGATGGGTGAAGACGAGCTTGCTGTCGTTAATTCAAAAACTCAGGTACACGGCATTGACGGATTGCGGGTGGTGGATTCATCCATCTTTCCGACCATTCCAAATGGCAACCTGAACGCGCCGACCATTATGGTCGCGGAAAAAGCCGCAGATATGATCCTCGGCAAGTCAGCGCCAACCGCACACCCCGTTGCGGTAGCGTCAAGTCAGGACTGGCAAACAGCACAACGCTAA
- the betB gene encoding betaine-aldehyde dehydrogenase, producing the protein MSLPVLQNFIHGKFVASQSGNSFAVKNPASDEDIYLVEEADDALLQQAIESAKQGFAQWSKMTPIERSRILLKAVALLRERNDELARIEVQDTGKPIQEADCVDIETGADVIEYFAGLAPAQLGSQQAVGEDFFYTRREPLGICAGIGAWNYPLQIACWKSGPALAAGNAMIFKPSEETPMGAIKLAQIFIEAGMPKGVFNVVHGAARVGQWLTTHNDIEKVSFTGEVGTGKKVMQSASTNLKEVTMELGGKSPLIVFDDADVSQAVSAAMLGNFYTQGEICTNCTRVYVHRDVYVAFLDELKTRTENNVIAGDPLDPKVNLGALISKKHQQLVLEYIEKGKLEGANVLTGGHALSPESAPNGYFVAPTVFIDCTDDMSIVKEEIFGPVMSVLVFDNEDEVIKRANNTELGLAAGVFSRDIQRAHRVIHQLQAGICWINAYGNSPAEMPVGGYKQSGVGRENGVETLNSYTQTKSVYVGMSQIESPF; encoded by the coding sequence ATGTCACTACCAGTTTTACAAAATTTTATTCACGGCAAGTTCGTTGCAAGTCAAAGTGGCAACAGCTTCGCGGTGAAAAACCCAGCCAGTGATGAAGACATCTACTTGGTGGAAGAAGCCGACGACGCGCTATTGCAGCAAGCAATTGAAAGCGCCAAGCAAGGTTTTGCCCAATGGTCGAAGATGACGCCAATTGAGCGCAGCCGCATTTTGTTAAAAGCCGTTGCTCTGTTGCGTGAGCGCAACGACGAGCTCGCTCGCATCGAAGTGCAAGACACCGGCAAACCGATTCAAGAAGCCGATTGTGTCGATATCGAAACCGGCGCTGATGTGATTGAATACTTTGCCGGTTTAGCGCCTGCGCAACTAGGTAGCCAGCAAGCGGTGGGTGAAGACTTCTTTTATACACGTCGCGAGCCGCTGGGTATTTGCGCCGGTATTGGCGCTTGGAACTATCCACTGCAAATCGCCTGTTGGAAATCTGGACCCGCTCTAGCGGCAGGTAACGCGATGATTTTTAAGCCATCGGAAGAAACACCGATGGGTGCGATTAAATTGGCTCAGATTTTTATCGAAGCTGGGATGCCCAAAGGGGTGTTTAATGTCGTTCACGGAGCTGCGCGTGTTGGCCAATGGCTCACCACCCACAACGACATAGAAAAAGTGTCTTTTACTGGCGAAGTCGGCACCGGTAAAAAAGTCATGCAAAGCGCCAGCACCAACCTCAAAGAGGTGACAATGGAGCTCGGTGGTAAATCGCCGTTGATCGTTTTCGACGACGCCGATGTCTCGCAAGCGGTCAGTGCAGCTATGCTAGGTAACTTTTATACCCAAGGTGAAATTTGTACCAACTGCACCCGAGTGTACGTGCATCGCGACGTTTACGTCGCCTTCTTAGATGAGCTAAAAACACGTACTGAGAACAATGTTATCGCCGGCGATCCACTCGATCCGAAAGTGAATTTAGGGGCATTAATTTCGAAAAAGCACCAACAGTTGGTTCTCGAGTATATCGAGAAAGGCAAACTTGAAGGTGCCAATGTACTAACTGGCGGTCACGCCTTATCACCTGAGTCTGCGCCGAATGGTTATTTTGTTGCGCCCACTGTCTTTATCGACTGTACAGACGACATGAGCATCGTCAAAGAAGAAATCTTTGGTCCGGTAATGAGTGTGTTGGTCTTTGACAATGAAGATGAGGTGATAAAGCGCGCTAACAATACCGAATTAGGTCTGGCAGCAGGTGTGTTCAGTCGCGATATTCAGCGCGCGCACCGTGTCATTCATCAATTACAGGCCGGTATCTGCTGGATAAATGCCTACGGTAACTCACCTGCTGAGATGCCTGTTGGCGGTTACAAACAGTCGGGAGTTGGCCGAGAAAACGGCGTTGAAACATTAAACAGTTATACCCAAACCAAATCGGTGTACGTGGGTATGAGTCAGATAGAGAGTCCATTTTAA
- the yfcC gene encoding putative basic amino acid antiporter YfcC: MQANSKVAPSATRQMPDAFIILFFVVVIAAVVTHIVPAGTFATQASEDGSRQLLVAGTYQQVEQDMGVPLFAAGGGNGFFNFAFEGLVSGDKWGSAIGVIMFILITGGAFGIVMQTGAITNAIHALIRRASHAEKLFIPVLFVLFSLGGAVFGMGEEAIAFCIVLLPLMKALGYNGMITVMVTYVATQIGFATSWMNPFSVAIAQGIAQVPLLSGAGFRVLLWSVFTLVGLAFTMRYAALTKRTDVDINSQTLSTDPSVKFTAVDAAILLIFTAVIVWIIWGVVNQGYYIPEIASQFFTMGCVIGAVAIIGKRLSINQVSEAFQQGAKDLLPAALIVGLAKGIVILLGGDDPSSPSVLNTILHNASSLASGWSAHVSAVFMLIFQSVFNFFISSGSGQAALTMPLMAPLADLVGVSRQVAVLAFQLGDGFTNIIIPTSASLIGCLGVAKIDWLDWVKFIYRFLLMLMALSVATMITAVAIGF, translated from the coding sequence ATGCAAGCAAATAGCAAAGTCGCACCGAGCGCGACAAGGCAGATGCCTGACGCCTTTATTATTCTATTTTTCGTAGTGGTGATCGCCGCTGTTGTTACCCATATTGTGCCAGCCGGTACCTTTGCCACCCAAGCCTCAGAAGACGGCAGCCGCCAGTTGCTGGTGGCGGGTACTTATCAACAAGTCGAACAAGACATGGGCGTGCCATTATTTGCTGCCGGTGGAGGAAATGGCTTTTTTAATTTTGCTTTTGAAGGATTAGTCTCCGGTGATAAATGGGGGAGCGCGATTGGCGTTATCATGTTCATTCTGATCACTGGTGGCGCGTTTGGCATTGTTATGCAAACGGGCGCGATTACCAATGCCATCCACGCGCTGATACGGCGTGCAAGCCATGCCGAAAAGCTATTTATTCCAGTGTTATTTGTACTATTCTCCCTCGGCGGGGCGGTATTTGGCATGGGTGAAGAAGCCATTGCCTTTTGTATCGTCCTGCTCCCTTTAATGAAAGCGCTTGGCTACAATGGCATGATCACCGTGATGGTCACCTACGTAGCCACCCAAATCGGATTTGCGACCTCTTGGATGAATCCGTTTAGTGTCGCCATAGCCCAAGGCATTGCGCAAGTACCGCTATTATCAGGCGCTGGTTTTAGGGTGTTACTGTGGTCGGTGTTCACCCTTGTTGGCTTAGCCTTTACCATGCGCTATGCGGCGTTAACAAAACGAACAGACGTCGACATTAACAGCCAAACACTCTCCACTGACCCGTCCGTTAAATTTACCGCTGTTGATGCCGCCATTTTGTTAATTTTTACCGCGGTTATTGTTTGGATCATCTGGGGGGTGGTCAACCAAGGTTATTATATTCCAGAAATCGCCAGCCAATTTTTTACCATGGGCTGTGTCATAGGTGCGGTAGCGATTATTGGCAAGCGTTTGTCTATCAACCAGGTCTCAGAAGCCTTTCAACAGGGAGCTAAAGACTTGCTACCCGCGGCGTTGATTGTTGGCTTAGCCAAAGGCATTGTCATATTACTAGGTGGCGATGATCCATCAAGCCCGTCGGTGCTCAATACCATTTTGCACAATGCCTCGAGTTTGGCTTCAGGCTGGTCGGCGCATGTGAGTGCGGTATTTATGCTGATATTTCAGTCGGTATTTAACTTTTTTATCTCTTCAGGTTCGGGGCAAGCGGCGTTAACCATGCCACTAATGGCACCCTTAGCCGACTTAGTGGGTGTCAGTCGACAAGTCGCGGTGCTGGCATTTCAGCTCGGTGATGGTTTTACCAATATCATTATTCCCACCTCGGCATCATTAATTGGCTGTTTGGGGGTGGCGAAAATCGATTGGCTGGACTGGGTGAAGTTTATTTATCGCTTTTTATTGATGTTAATGGCATTATCCGTCGCCACCATGATAACTGCCGTCGCCATTGGTTTTTAG
- the betI gene encoding transcriptional regulator BetI: protein MPKVGMEPIRRQQLIDATLESVAELGLHATTINSISKRAGLSSGIISHYFGGKDGLLEATVRYLLNNLRTTLLAKSQGGCSAAERLMYIVEANFSVVQQSASSTKTWLSFWAQSMHNQQLGRLQRINSQRLYSNLLYSLKTLMPKEDARQAAKLSAGMIDGLWLRAVLSQADEAGFKEAEHLAKQFIDNLISASGD, encoded by the coding sequence ATGCCAAAAGTAGGAATGGAACCCATACGTCGCCAACAACTGATAGACGCGACATTGGAGTCGGTCGCTGAGCTTGGTTTACACGCCACGACCATTAACAGTATTAGCAAACGCGCCGGATTATCGTCTGGCATCATCAGCCACTATTTTGGTGGTAAAGACGGCTTGTTAGAGGCCACGGTACGGTATTTATTAAATAATTTGCGCACCACTTTATTAGCAAAATCGCAGGGTGGATGCAGCGCCGCCGAGCGCTTAATGTACATCGTTGAAGCGAATTTTTCGGTGGTACAACAAAGTGCCAGCTCAACCAAAACGTGGTTAAGTTTTTGGGCTCAATCGATGCACAACCAGCAACTGGGCCGATTACAGCGCATTAATTCGCAACGCTTGTACAGTAACCTGTTGTACTCGCTTAAGACCTTAATGCCTAAAGAGGACGCTCGGCAAGCCGCCAAACTTAGTGCGGGTATGATTGACGGCCTCTGGCTTCGAGCCGTATTAAGCCAAGCAGATGAAGCTGGCTTTAAAGAGGCCGAGCACCTGGCGAAACAGTTTATCGACAACCTAATTTCAGCAAGCGGAGACTAG
- a CDS encoding cyanophycinase, translating to MLRHAFSTFLYTAALASTPLIANATTGDSSERNSVAQHVSKTTPTTNTQSVARSKLFLVGGGLKTCSSLSKSQCNDSTPWSTDSDSKTTSYYQFSDLQQTLLHQHKAHFSTQEYRAIESFFTQMRNTVEDKLVTKAEFSRYLKQSPYYPAINALNDFKYYLLHDLLEVAVNKDGKRLHERVNLSHSNDVFSKELYRQFVDYAKTLSNKAQPNVVVLTASARDPFEAADFYQQVFSQAGANSQWLPLDATLNKAWQLKAKDRAVCATLDRLRLGQNGSTNRQAVYPDLFAKQQQFCQSPQQLIDIIANADGLFINGGDQSLTRKAFVNEDGSDNAVLALIKHKLNRGGFIVGGTSAGTAVMSGGEYLNNNTVMISNGTSETALQRGAKADVLPIEGCQKTNQCKDDLINTDLTYRSDGGIGLVNFAIMDTHFSERGRQGRVAVLAEHTQVPFVLGVDEATAAVIDWSVDTSAPINLRVVGAHGVFVLQPKNENQALIHYINRNDSAQIRQSEITVEFNNPSPSKPSADKTFERANDVFDADNFKRWATQLCRQPEQPLQAQYTWQGNTKKVALALSQNSKTHLGEVRYLGESYQYCSYSNVLFTYR from the coding sequence ATGTTACGCCATGCTTTTTCTACGTTTTTATATACCGCAGCACTTGCCTCTACGCCACTGATTGCTAATGCAACAACAGGTGATAGCAGCGAGCGCAATTCGGTTGCACAGCATGTTTCAAAAACGACGCCCACGACCAACACACAATCTGTCGCCCGTAGTAAGCTTTTTTTAGTTGGCGGTGGGTTAAAAACCTGTTCGTCGTTGAGTAAAAGCCAATGCAATGACTCAACACCTTGGTCAACAGATTCTGATTCAAAAACGACCAGTTATTATCAATTTAGTGACCTTCAGCAGACTTTATTACACCAGCATAAAGCGCATTTCAGCACGCAAGAATACCGGGCCATTGAAAGTTTTTTCACTCAGATGCGTAACACCGTTGAAGACAAACTCGTGACCAAAGCCGAATTTTCTCGTTACTTAAAACAGTCGCCCTATTACCCTGCCATAAACGCCTTAAATGATTTTAAATACTACTTGTTACACGATTTACTCGAAGTAGCGGTGAACAAAGATGGCAAACGTCTGCACGAGCGCGTTAATCTTAGTCATAGTAACGATGTGTTTAGCAAGGAGCTGTATCGACAGTTTGTTGATTACGCTAAAACGCTAAGTAACAAAGCACAACCCAATGTGGTTGTGCTTACTGCATCAGCTCGAGACCCGTTTGAAGCGGCCGATTTTTATCAACAAGTATTTAGCCAAGCGGGTGCTAATAGCCAATGGCTGCCACTCGATGCTACCTTAAATAAAGCCTGGCAACTAAAAGCTAAAGATCGTGCGGTTTGCGCAACGCTAGACCGCTTAAGGCTTGGTCAAAATGGCTCAACAAATAGGCAGGCCGTTTACCCTGATCTGTTCGCCAAACAACAGCAATTTTGCCAGTCGCCGCAACAGCTAATCGACATCATCGCCAACGCCGATGGCCTGTTTATCAACGGCGGCGATCAATCACTCACCCGAAAAGCCTTTGTTAATGAGGATGGCTCTGACAATGCGGTATTAGCGTTGATTAAGCACAAACTTAATCGCGGCGGTTTTATCGTTGGTGGCACCAGTGCCGGAACCGCCGTTATGTCTGGCGGTGAATACCTTAATAACAACACCGTAATGATCAGCAACGGCACAAGTGAAACCGCACTACAGCGAGGCGCCAAAGCCGATGTTCTACCCATTGAAGGTTGCCAAAAAACCAACCAATGCAAAGATGATTTAATCAATACCGACCTAACGTATCGCTCTGATGGCGGCATCGGTTTAGTCAATTTTGCCATTATGGATACGCATTTTTCAGAGCGCGGTCGCCAAGGACGTGTTGCCGTACTTGCTGAACACACCCAAGTGCCATTTGTGTTGGGGGTGGATGAGGCCACGGCGGCGGTTATCGATTGGTCGGTCGATACTAGCGCACCCATTAATCTTCGCGTTGTTGGTGCGCATGGCGTATTCGTATTGCAACCAAAAAACGAAAACCAAGCGCTCATTCACTACATAAATCGCAATGACAGTGCGCAAATACGCCAATCTGAGATCACGGTTGAATTTAACAACCCTTCGCCCAGTAAGCCGTCAGCGGACAAAACATTTGAACGTGCAAACGATGTGTTCGACGCCGATAACTTTAAACGCTGGGCAACGCAGCTGTGTCGTCAGCCCGAGCAGCCATTACAGGCCCAGTACACTTGGCAAGGCAATACCAAAAAGGTCGCTTTAGCCCTTAGCCAAAACAGTAAAACGCACCTTGGTGAGGTCCGCTATTTGGGTGAATCTTATCAATACTGCAGTTATTCAAACGTGTTGTTTACTTATCGATAA